The Kordia sp. SMS9 genome window below encodes:
- the argH gene encoding argininosuccinate lyase: MKLWDKGSTIDKKIEAFTVGNDREIDIHIAKYDVQASLAHAKMLEKIQIISVEELQQLTTGLETLQQQLDDGTFAIEAQFEDVHSKIEYELTKAYGEVGKKIHTARSRNDQVLVALQLFYKDHLHSIIEQTETFFDTLLQLAATHKDALLPGYTHLQVAMPSSFGLWFSAYAELLIDDVYVLQAALKTVDQNPLGSAAGYGSSFPIDRTFTTAELGFSTLKYNVVAAQMSRGKSERTVAMALGSLANTLARFAMDICLYMSQNFDFITFPDALTTGSSIMPHKKNPDVFELIRGKCNKIQALYTEMVLITNNLPSGYHRDFQLLKEHIILAFSDMKAVLEIFNHSIQQVQLKKIDFTDEKYKYLSTVDSINNLVVDGVSFREAYQTIGKQVEDGTYSAESSKKHTHEGSIHNLCLDSIKAKFPKES, encoded by the coding sequence ATGAAACTTTGGGATAAAGGAAGTACGATTGATAAAAAAATAGAAGCATTTACGGTAGGAAACGATCGTGAAATTGACATACACATTGCGAAGTATGATGTGCAAGCTTCGTTGGCGCATGCGAAAATGCTGGAAAAAATTCAGATCATTTCTGTGGAAGAATTGCAACAACTCACCACAGGATTGGAAACATTACAACAACAATTAGATGATGGTACTTTTGCAATAGAAGCACAGTTTGAAGACGTGCATTCAAAAATTGAATATGAGCTCACAAAAGCCTATGGCGAAGTGGGAAAAAAGATTCACACAGCACGTTCGCGAAACGATCAGGTTTTGGTGGCGTTGCAACTGTTTTACAAAGATCATTTACACAGCATTATAGAGCAAACGGAGACTTTTTTTGACACACTTTTGCAATTGGCAGCAACACACAAAGACGCTTTATTGCCTGGGTACACACACTTACAAGTCGCGATGCCTTCTTCGTTCGGATTGTGGTTTTCGGCGTATGCAGAATTGTTAATTGACGATGTGTATGTATTGCAAGCAGCCTTAAAAACCGTAGATCAAAATCCGTTGGGATCGGCGGCAGGGTATGGAAGTTCGTTTCCGATTGATCGAACTTTTACAACTGCTGAATTAGGTTTTTCAACGTTAAAATACAATGTGGTTGCCGCACAAATGAGCAGAGGAAAAAGCGAACGAACCGTGGCGATGGCATTGGGAAGTTTGGCAAACACCTTAGCGCGATTTGCCATGGATATTTGTTTGTACATGAGTCAAAACTTTGATTTCATTACTTTTCCAGATGCACTAACGACGGGAAGCAGCATTATGCCACATAAAAAAAATCCAGATGTTTTTGAGTTGATTCGTGGGAAATGCAATAAGATTCAAGCGTTGTATACGGAAATGGTGCTCATCACTAATAATTTGCCAAGTGGTTATCATAGAGATTTCCAATTGTTAAAAGAACATATAATTTTAGCGTTTTCAGACATGAAAGCTGTGCTGGAAATTTTCAATCATTCCATTCAACAGGTACAACTCAAAAAGATTGATTTCACAGATGAAAAATACAAATATCTTTCAACCGTGGATAGCATCAACAATCTCGTTGTGGATGGTGTTTCGTTTAGAGAAGCGTATCAAACTATTGGAAAGCAAGTAGAAGATGGAACTTATTCTGCGGAAAGTTCTAAAAAGCATACGCACGAAGGAAGCATTCACAATTTGTGTTTGGATTCGATTAAGGCGAAGTTTCCCAAGGAATCATAG
- a CDS encoding argininosuccinate synthase: protein MKNPKKLVLAYSGGLDTSYCAVHLSQDLQFEVHAVSVNTGGFTPKEIQTIEENAYQMGVSTYKNIDAVTTFYEKVVKYLIFGNVLKNNTYPLSVSAERIVQAIEIIEYSKSIDAKYIAHGSTGAGNDQVRFDMIFQTLAPEIEIITPIRDQQLSRDEEINYLKANGVDASWEKAKYSINKGLWGTSVGGEETLTSHKALPEEAYPSQIKKQEAEKVKLTFSKGELVAVNGQENLPAKNIEELNNLASAFAIGRDIHVGDTIVGIKGRVGFEAAAAIICIKAHHLLEKHTLTKWQLQHKEYLSNFYGMHLHEGQYLDPVMRDMESFLQSSQANVSGDVFITLKPYHFTLDGIQSEHDLMQAKFGSYGEMNSGWTADEAKGFIKILGNQNKIYQQVNATK, encoded by the coding sequence ATGAAGAATCCTAAAAAATTAGTACTTGCCTATAGTGGCGGATTAGATACGTCGTATTGCGCGGTACATTTAAGTCAAGATTTGCAGTTTGAAGTCCACGCAGTCAGTGTCAATACGGGCGGATTTACACCAAAAGAAATACAAACCATAGAAGAAAACGCATACCAAATGGGCGTTTCCACTTATAAAAACATTGATGCTGTGACCACTTTTTATGAAAAAGTAGTAAAATATCTCATCTTTGGAAATGTACTAAAAAACAATACCTATCCACTTTCTGTAAGTGCAGAACGTATTGTGCAAGCCATTGAAATCATTGAATACTCCAAAAGTATTGATGCCAAATACATTGCTCACGGAAGTACAGGCGCAGGAAACGATCAAGTGCGATTTGACATGATTTTTCAAACATTGGCGCCAGAAATTGAAATCATCACACCCATCAGGGATCAGCAATTATCACGTGATGAAGAAATCAACTATCTAAAAGCCAATGGCGTAGATGCATCTTGGGAAAAAGCAAAATACTCCATCAACAAAGGACTTTGGGGAACAAGTGTTGGTGGCGAAGAAACCTTAACTTCTCACAAAGCTTTGCCTGAAGAAGCCTATCCATCACAAATAAAAAAACAAGAAGCAGAAAAAGTGAAACTTACCTTTTCAAAAGGGGAATTGGTCGCCGTGAACGGACAAGAAAATTTGCCAGCAAAAAATATTGAAGAGCTAAATAACTTAGCTTCTGCGTTTGCTATAGGAAGAGATATTCATGTCGGAGATACAATTGTCGGCATCAAAGGAAGAGTCGGATTTGAAGCTGCTGCCGCGATCATTTGCATCAAAGCGCATCATTTATTAGAGAAGCATACGCTGACGAAATGGCAATTGCAACACAAAGAATACTTGTCCAATTTCTACGGAATGCATTTGCATGAAGGACAATACTTAGATCCTGTCATGCGTGATATGGAAAGTTTTTTACAAAGCAGTCAGGCAAACGTTTCAGGAGACGTTTTCATCACGCTAAAACCCTATCATTTTACACTAGACGGAATTCAGTCGGAACACGATTTGATGCAAGCAAAATTTGGAAGCTATGGCGAAATGAACTCAGGTTGGACCGCTGACGAAGCGAAAGGATTCATCAAAATCTTGGGGAATCAAAACAAAATATATCAACAAGTAAACGCAACAAAATGA
- the argB gene encoding acetylglutamate kinase, with the protein METLKIVKIGGHVLNDEGALDAFLNDFSQIASPKILVHGGGKLATALAKQMNIEVQMNDGRRITNAETLDIITMVYSGKINTTIVAKLQAKSTNAMGFSGADGNSIVAEKRPVKDINYGYVGDIKKVNTTHLQLLLNHGITPVFCAITHDANGQLLNTNADTVASELAIAFAETYMTELYYCFEKNGVLKDINQDDSVIETIDTKNYQQLLKENIIADGMLPKLTNCFHAIDHHVKKVHIGTSAMLLNKNITHTIIQK; encoded by the coding sequence ATGGAAACTCTAAAAATTGTAAAAATTGGCGGTCACGTGTTGAATGACGAAGGTGCGTTAGATGCGTTTTTGAACGATTTTTCGCAGATAGCTTCCCCGAAAATTTTAGTACACGGCGGTGGAAAATTAGCGACAGCATTGGCAAAACAGATGAATATTGAAGTTCAAATGAACGATGGAAGACGTATTACAAATGCAGAAACTTTAGACATTATCACAATGGTATATTCAGGAAAAATTAATACAACGATCGTCGCAAAACTACAAGCAAAAAGCACCAATGCAATGGGATTTTCTGGAGCAGACGGCAATAGTATTGTAGCTGAAAAACGACCTGTAAAGGATATCAACTACGGTTATGTGGGCGATATCAAAAAAGTAAACACCACACACTTGCAATTGTTGTTAAATCATGGAATTACGCCTGTTTTTTGTGCTATTACGCATGACGCGAATGGACAATTACTCAACACCAATGCAGACACGGTCGCTTCTGAATTGGCGATTGCTTTTGCGGAAACGTATATGACAGAATTGTACTATTGCTTCGAAAAAAACGGCGTTTTAAAAGATATTAATCAAGACGATTCTGTTATTGAAACGATTGATACTAAAAACTATCAACAATTACTCAAAGAAAACATCATTGCTGATGGCATGTTGCCAAAACTCACCAACTGTTTTCATGCGATTGATCATCATGTGAAAAAAGTCCATATTGGAACATCAGCAATGCTTTTAAACAAAAATATAACACATACAATCATTCAAAAATGA
- a CDS encoding aspartate aminotransferase family protein, which translates to MSVFNVYPVFDITPVSAEDVFVYDEKNTKYLDLYGGHAVISIGHSHPKYVEALTNQVQKIGFYSNSIENPLQKKLADTLTRMSNCKGYQLFMCNSGAEANENALKLASFHTHKTDILAFKNAFHGRTSAAVAATDNAKIVAPINAQQNVHFVDLGDLEAVETVLKKNTTCAVIVECIQGVGGLDESTTAFYQGLDILCKKYNTILIADEVQAGFGRTGDFFSFQKHLITPDIISMAKGMGNGFPVGGILIHPKIKASYGLLGTTFGGNHLACSASLAVLKVIEAQQLMQHVAIISEYFLAEAKKLPQLKKTKGRGLMLGLEFDFPIADLRKELIYKHHIFTGSAANPNVLRILPPLTITKKHIAQLFNALHKVLEAKKFN; encoded by the coding sequence ATGAGTGTATTCAATGTATATCCAGTTTTTGACATCACGCCTGTTTCGGCAGAAGATGTATTTGTGTATGATGAAAAAAACACCAAATATCTCGATTTATATGGCGGTCATGCCGTGATTTCGATCGGACATTCGCATCCGAAATATGTGGAAGCACTTACGAATCAAGTACAAAAAATAGGCTTTTACAGCAATTCGATTGAAAATCCGTTGCAAAAAAAATTAGCAGACACCTTAACACGCATGTCAAACTGCAAAGGCTATCAATTATTTATGTGCAATTCTGGAGCAGAAGCAAACGAAAATGCACTCAAATTGGCTTCTTTTCATACGCATAAAACAGACATTCTTGCGTTTAAAAATGCGTTTCATGGAAGAACCTCAGCAGCAGTGGCGGCAACGGATAATGCTAAAATTGTAGCACCAATCAATGCGCAACAGAACGTGCATTTTGTGGATTTGGGCGATTTAGAAGCAGTAGAAACGGTGTTGAAAAAAAATACAACCTGTGCCGTCATTGTAGAATGCATTCAAGGTGTTGGCGGTTTGGACGAAAGCACAACAGCATTTTATCAAGGATTGGACATTCTCTGTAAAAAATACAACACAATTCTCATTGCGGACGAAGTGCAGGCAGGTTTTGGTAGAACGGGCGATTTCTTTTCGTTTCAAAAACATCTTATTACGCCCGATATTATTTCGATGGCAAAAGGCATGGGCAATGGTTTTCCTGTGGGCGGAATTTTAATTCACCCAAAAATCAAAGCTTCCTACGGTTTGTTGGGAACCACTTTTGGTGGAAATCACTTGGCGTGTAGCGCATCGCTCGCAGTATTAAAAGTGATAGAAGCACAACAATTAATGCAACATGTGGCAATCATTTCCGAGTACTTTCTCGCGGAAGCGAAAAAATTGCCACAACTCAAAAAAACCAAGGGAAGAGGTTTAATGTTGGGATTGGAATTTGATTTTCCGATAGCAGATTTGCGCAAAGAGTTGATTTACAAACACCATATTTTCACAGGAAGCGCCGCCAATCCGAATGTGTTGCGCATATTGCCGCCGTTGACCATTACCAAAAAACATATTGCACAATTATTCAACGCGTTGCACAAGGTGTTGGAAGCAAAAAAGTTTAATTAA
- a CDS encoding N-acetylornithine carbamoyltransferase — protein MKQFTNIYDLESIPQTITEALELKANPFAYETLGKHKTIVLLFFNASLRTRLSTEKAAKNLGMNTMILNVNNAWNLEFEEGTVMNLEAPEHIKEAAQVISQYADIIAVRAFPSLQDKKKDASEWILNSFVKYATVPIVNMESATMHPLQALTDAMTIAELKTKQKPKVVLSWAPHPKALPQAVANSFVKMMQQVAVDFSITHPKGYELNSEITKNVPIQYDQKEALQHADFVYAKNWSSYESYGKVLHQDANWMLTKDKLRKAKFMHCLPVRRNVVVEDAVLDSKNSIVIQQSGNRVYSAQIVLKKILENL, from the coding sequence ATGAAGCAGTTCACAAACATATACGATTTAGAAAGCATTCCCCAAACGATCACAGAAGCGTTGGAGTTGAAGGCAAATCCGTTTGCATACGAAACTTTAGGGAAGCACAAAACCATAGTATTACTCTTTTTTAATGCTAGTTTGCGAACGCGTTTAAGTACTGAAAAAGCTGCGAAAAACTTAGGTATGAACACCATGATTTTAAACGTAAACAACGCATGGAATTTGGAATTTGAAGAAGGAACAGTGATGAATTTAGAAGCTCCAGAACATATCAAAGAAGCGGCACAAGTCATTTCGCAATATGCAGATATCATTGCGGTGAGAGCATTTCCGAGTTTGCAAGACAAGAAAAAAGATGCTTCTGAGTGGATTTTGAATAGTTTTGTCAAATATGCTACAGTCCCCATTGTCAACATGGAAAGTGCGACGATGCATCCGCTGCAAGCACTCACAGATGCGATGACGATTGCCGAATTGAAAACGAAGCAAAAGCCGAAAGTGGTGTTGTCGTGGGCGCCACATCCAAAAGCGTTGCCGCAAGCAGTGGCAAATTCGTTTGTAAAAATGATGCAGCAAGTTGCCGTAGATTTTAGCATTACACATCCAAAGGGCTATGAACTGAATTCAGAAATCACGAAAAATGTTCCTATTCAGTACGATCAAAAAGAAGCGTTGCAACATGCAGATTTTGTGTATGCAAAAAATTGGAGCAGTTACGAATCGTATGGAAAAGTGTTGCATCAAGATGCCAATTGGATGCTGACAAAAGACAAACTAAGAAAGGCAAAATTTATGCATTGTTTGCCTGTGCGAAGAAACGTTGTTGTGGAAGATGCGGTGTTGGACAGTAAAAACTCCATCGTCATTCAACAATCGGGAAACAGAGTATATTCGGCACAAATTGTATTGAAAAAAATCTTAGAAAATTTGTAA
- a CDS encoding GNAT family N-acetyltransferase — translation MEIVIANSSHSIYAETICETILLAAQVRGTGIAKRNPAYVISKMEQGNAVIALDGEKFVGFCYIEAWSHGKFVANSGLIVHPDYRGKGIAKRIKKKIFEHSRTKFPKAKVFSITTGLAVMKLNSELGYKPVTFSELTEDQSFWNGCQTCKNFDVLKRTQQKMCLCTGMLYDPNSSESKQKTKVKAKVFQRLKSIKQTLFLKKDKK, via the coding sequence ATGGAAATTGTCATAGCTAACAGTTCGCATAGTATATATGCTGAAACTATTTGTGAAACTATTTTACTAGCAGCTCAAGTTAGAGGAACAGGAATCGCGAAGCGAAATCCAGCGTATGTCATCTCTAAAATGGAGCAGGGAAATGCCGTCATTGCGTTGGATGGCGAAAAATTTGTAGGCTTCTGTTACATAGAAGCGTGGAGTCACGGAAAATTCGTGGCAAATTCAGGACTCATTGTTCATCCCGATTACAGAGGAAAAGGCATTGCCAAACGCATCAAAAAGAAAATATTTGAACATTCCAGAACCAAATTTCCCAAGGCAAAAGTGTTTAGTATTACCACAGGACTCGCCGTGATGAAACTCAACAGTGAGTTAGGCTATAAACCTGTAACCTTTTCAGAATTGACGGAAGATCAATCCTTTTGGAATGGCTGTCAAACCTGTAAAAACTTTGATGTATTAAAACGGACACAACAAAAAATGTGCTTGTGTACAGGCATGTTGTACGATCCAAACTCAAGCGAATCTAAACAAAAAACAAAAGTAAAAGCAAAGGTGTTTCAAAGATTAAAAAGCATCAAACAAACCCTGTTCTTAAAAAAAGATAAAAAATGA
- a CDS encoding alpha/beta fold hydrolase, translated as MLKNYLLFLLLLSLFSCGKKETNVVFTPTFTESATTTHTIPEGQNYTFGYVEVLENRENPAGNTIKLPVYIFKSRSKNPKKDPIIYTVGGPGSSTMRSAQYMNYYQYLDDRDFILFEQRGTQHAQPHLDCPEWSEAVYVSNLPDFKETERDSLFENAATRCRERLTAKGIQLNHYNTNATAADIEDLRKVLNIESYNLLTISYSTKIAQVLLRDYSTHIRSVVMDSPLPLAVNYDEESVANLMEVVEKLLSDCETDEKCAANYPNLKNRFFQYLQDKTENPLAVEVVNPNTGKPATFYLQGKDLITVFTISNSNSVANVPHEIQKILNNDLSSVKAQLASLFQKPTQFTGSGIGMRLSVWCAEEYPFATKTVIASEKTNYPEVKGLSPMVFESNICDIWSVQSAKAIENKAVQSDVPVLVLSGEYDSETPVKWASQLQKKFPNSYHVTFKGWKHTVTTNWSNPCGMEVANAFFNDPSSKPNPACFGEIKPLKFKVE; from the coding sequence TCGGCAACGACAACGCATACAATTCCTGAAGGACAAAACTATACGTTTGGCTATGTAGAAGTATTGGAAAATCGTGAAAATCCTGCTGGAAATACAATTAAACTGCCTGTCTATATCTTTAAAAGCAGAAGTAAAAATCCAAAAAAAGATCCCATCATTTACACGGTTGGCGGTCCTGGAAGTTCTACCATGCGTTCGGCGCAATACATGAACTATTATCAGTATTTAGACGATAGAGATTTCATTTTATTTGAACAGCGCGGCACACAACATGCGCAGCCACATTTAGACTGTCCCGAATGGTCAGAAGCAGTGTATGTGTCAAATCTTCCCGATTTCAAGGAAACAGAACGCGATAGTCTATTTGAAAATGCGGCAACGCGTTGTAGAGAACGATTGACTGCAAAAGGAATTCAGCTCAATCATTACAATACCAATGCTACTGCGGCTGACATAGAAGACTTGCGAAAGGTTTTGAATATAGAATCATACAATCTTTTAACCATTTCGTACAGCACGAAAATTGCACAAGTCTTGCTTCGCGATTATTCAACACACATCAGGAGCGTTGTGATGGATTCGCCATTGCCACTTGCCGTGAACTATGATGAAGAAAGTGTTGCCAATTTGATGGAAGTTGTCGAAAAACTACTATCTGATTGTGAAACTGATGAAAAATGTGCAGCGAATTATCCAAACTTAAAAAACAGATTCTTTCAGTATTTACAAGACAAAACCGAAAATCCGTTAGCAGTTGAGGTCGTAAATCCGAATACGGGAAAACCTGCAACTTTTTATCTGCAAGGCAAAGATTTAATCACGGTTTTTACAATTTCTAACTCAAATTCGGTTGCAAACGTACCTCATGAAATTCAAAAAATACTAAACAATGATCTAAGTTCAGTAAAAGCACAATTAGCGAGTTTATTTCAAAAGCCAACACAATTCACAGGTTCAGGGATTGGCATGCGTTTATCGGTTTGGTGCGCGGAAGAATATCCGTTTGCTACAAAAACAGTCATTGCTTCCGAGAAAACCAACTATCCAGAAGTCAAAGGATTATCGCCGATGGTATTTGAATCGAATATCTGTGACATTTGGAGTGTACAATCAGCAAAGGCTATTGAAAATAAAGCCGTACAAAGTGATGTGCCTGTATTAGTATTAAGTGGCGAATACGACAGTGAAACGCCTGTAAAATGGGCTTCACAACTGCAGAAAAAATTTCCGAACAGCTATCATGTTACTTTCAAAGGTTGGAAACACACCGTAACAACCAATTGGAGCAATCCGTGCGGAATGGAAGTCGCGAATGCTTTCTTCAATGATCCAAGCAGTAAGCCGAATCCAGCGTGTTTTGGTGAAATAAAACCTTTAAAATTTAAAGTTGAGTAA
- the argC gene encoding N-acetyl-gamma-glutamyl-phosphate reductase, translating into MIEVGIIGGAGYTAGELIRLLLHHAKVNINFVYSTSNAGNKISDVHQDLIGATNKSFTNTINLDVDVVFLCLGHGNSKAFLTQHTFSKNTKIIDLSNDFRLKNDQQFEKLSFVYGLPELQKEAIKKAQYIANPGCFATAIQLALLPLVHHKLLQHDVHINAVTGATGAGTSLSKTTHFTWRDNNFSYYKPFTHQHLGEIHQTMQQLQNDFTSEINFMPNRGNFSRGIFATAYTKFEDSLEAAEKLYTDFYKDAAFTFVSSNQVHLKQVVNTNKCLLHLHKHENKLLITSSIDNLLKGASGQAVQNMNLMFDFPETEGLQLKATYF; encoded by the coding sequence ATGATCGAAGTCGGAATTATAGGTGGCGCGGGTTATACCGCAGGAGAACTCATTAGATTGTTGCTGCATCACGCGAAGGTAAACATCAATTTTGTGTACAGTACTTCCAATGCAGGCAATAAAATTAGCGATGTTCATCAAGATTTGATAGGTGCTACAAATAAGTCGTTTACAAATACGATCAATCTTGACGTGGATGTGGTTTTTTTATGCTTGGGACATGGAAATTCGAAAGCATTTCTAACACAACATACCTTTTCAAAAAACACGAAAATTATAGATTTAAGCAATGATTTTAGACTGAAAAACGATCAACAATTTGAAAAATTATCGTTTGTATACGGATTGCCAGAATTGCAAAAAGAAGCGATCAAAAAAGCACAATACATCGCGAATCCAGGATGTTTTGCAACGGCAATTCAGTTAGCGTTGTTGCCATTGGTACATCACAAATTGTTGCAACATGATGTGCATATCAATGCCGTAACAGGCGCGACAGGTGCAGGAACTTCCTTATCCAAAACAACGCATTTTACGTGGAGAGATAATAATTTTTCCTATTACAAACCGTTCACGCATCAGCATTTGGGCGAAATTCATCAAACAATGCAACAATTGCAAAACGATTTTACTTCCGAGATCAACTTTATGCCAAATAGAGGAAACTTTAGCAGAGGTATTTTCGCCACCGCATACACCAAATTTGAAGACAGTTTGGAAGCCGCCGAAAAATTGTATACAGACTTTTACAAAGATGCCGCGTTTACGTTTGTGAGCTCCAATCAAGTGCATTTAAAGCAAGTGGTGAACACCAATAAATGTCTATTGCATCTTCACAAACACGAAAATAAATTACTAATCACAAGTAGTATTGACAATCTTTTAAAAGGTGCTTCAGGGCAAGCCGTGCAGAACATGAATTTGATGTTCGACTTTCCAGAAACCGAAGGATTGCAACTCAAAGCTACGTATTTTTAA
- a CDS encoding M20 family metallo-hydrolase: MNHTELTNKAINLLKKLIETPSFSSEEEGTAAHIENWFQEHEIPFKRSNNNIWAANLHFDESKPTLLLNSHHDTVKPNNGYTKNPFEAIVENGKLYGLGSNDAGGCLVSLIATFTYYYKQPNLAYNLVMVASAEEESSGENGLNSMLSIIPKIDVAIVGEPTLMQLAIAEKGLVVFDATVKGTPSHAAHPNDDNAIYNTIDVLKWFQEYTFEKKSAVLGDVKMTVTQINAGKQHNAVPANVKLVVDVRVNDAYSNEEIADILQAASPCSEIIPRSLRLNSSSIPKEHPLVQAGIALGRETYGSPTLSDQAALSCPSLKLGPGNSTRSHTADEFIYLYEIEEGVKIYIELLSRIV; encoded by the coding sequence ATGAATCATACGGAACTCACAAATAAGGCAATCAACTTATTAAAAAAACTCATTGAAACGCCATCGTTTTCTTCGGAAGAAGAAGGCACAGCTGCACATATCGAAAATTGGTTTCAAGAACATGAAATTCCTTTTAAAAGATCCAATAATAATATTTGGGCGGCCAATTTACATTTTGATGAAAGCAAACCGACATTGTTGCTCAATTCGCATCACGACACGGTAAAACCGAATAACGGTTACACCAAAAATCCGTTTGAAGCCATTGTGGAAAATGGAAAATTATACGGTTTGGGCAGCAATGATGCAGGCGGCTGTTTGGTCTCGCTCATAGCAACGTTTACCTACTATTACAAGCAACCGAATTTGGCGTATAATTTAGTGATGGTCGCTTCCGCAGAAGAGGAAAGCAGCGGCGAAAATGGTTTGAACAGTATGTTGTCCATCATTCCAAAAATTGACGTAGCAATTGTGGGCGAACCAACCTTGATGCAATTGGCAATCGCAGAAAAAGGATTGGTCGTTTTTGACGCTACTGTCAAAGGAACGCCGAGTCACGCAGCACATCCAAATGATGACAATGCCATTTACAACACCATTGATGTTTTAAAGTGGTTTCAAGAATATACTTTTGAAAAAAAATCTGCGGTGTTGGGCGATGTAAAAATGACTGTGACACAAATCAACGCAGGAAAACAGCACAATGCGGTACCTGCAAACGTAAAATTAGTCGTAGATGTTCGGGTAAATGATGCATATTCTAACGAAGAAATTGCGGATATTCTTCAAGCAGCATCACCGTGTTCGGAAATTATTCCAAGAAGTCTGCGTTTAAACTCGTCTTCCATTCCAAAAGAGCATCCGTTGGTGCAAGCAGGAATCGCTTTGGGGAGAGAAACCTATGGTTCGCCAACGTTATCCGATCAAGCAGCATTGTCGTGTCCGTCCTTAAAATTAGGTCCAGGAAACAGTACGCGTTCACACACTGCAGATGAATTTATTTATTTGTATGAAATTGAGGAAGGCGTGAAAATTTATATAGAATTATTAAGTAGAATTGTGTAA